The Oculatellaceae cyanobacterium genome segment AATCCGCGAAGGAGTCACCATTCATCGTGGGACTAAATTAGGCACAGTTACAAGTGTGGGTAACAATTGCTTACTCATGGCTTTTAGCCATGTAGCACATAATGTCCAAGTAGGCAATAGGGTAATTATTGCTAATGGCGCACTATTAGCTGGATATGTTCAGGTAGGTGATCAAGCTTTTATAAGTGGTAACTGCTTGGTACATCAGTTTACTCGCGTCGGTAGACTTGCAATGCTGTCGGGAGGATGTGCGGTACATAAAGATGTATTGCCATTTTGTACAACTCGCAGCGTTAGCCTCAATAAAATTATGGGTCTTAATGTGGTGGGAATGCAACGGGCAGGATTAAGTTCTGAGGAGCGATTAACACTTAAACGAGCTTTTAAAGTTTTGTATCAGTCTAAATTAACTTTACCAAAGGCTGTAGCCAGGTTAGAGGAAGAATTTGATTCGCCACTGGTGACAGAGGTATGTGAGTTTATCAAGTCCTCTCAACGAGGTATCTGCACTTATATAAGTAAGCGTCAGAATGAAAGTTAAATTTTGAATTTTGATTGTTAGTGTGGCTGAAAGTGTAATTTTTGTCTTTTGGCAAAGTTATGCTAACAGCCACATCTTGATTGTGCGATCGCAAAAATAAAATTTGAAGCGCGTTAAAAAGCCCTTAAGCTACTCTAAAAGTGTTATTGGTAGATCCAAAGCTGCTATGAGCGTTGTAATTTCAGACGAAACACTTCAAACATCTCAAGTTACTCCAAGGGGAGATTTGATATGATTGACGCGATGAAATCACCTAAAAAAGTTCTGCACGATTGGATTACTGCATACAATACTCGTGACCCTTACGCCCTGATTGAGCTTTATCACGATGACGCTGTAAACCATCAGGTAGCCTTTGGCTCTCCCCTTCAAGGGCGCGAGGCTCTGCTAGAGAGCTTTATTGCCTTCTTCAAAGCCTTTCCCGACAACTACACCCATCCAGAAAATTTGTTTGAGGAAGGTGAGTGGGCGATGATTGAGTGGAGTGGAGGTGGTACGTTTTTGGGTGAACTTGGCGGCTATGCACCAACAGGTAAAAGCTTCACATTACAAGGATGTGGCTTCTTCCATATCGTTGATGGCAAAATCCGTTTCCAGCGTGGTTATATTGATAAGCACTCTTGGTTTACGCAGATTGGTTTGCCGATTTCATAGTATTTTTGTTGCTGCACAACAAAAGCGTTATCTGATTATAGGAATCGCTTAGAACTAAATTAGAGTATTCGCGAGTTTTCCCCCTACTAGCTGAGGCGATCGCATTACTAACCCAGTATTGTTGTCACTGTTGCCCAATAGTATTGGAAATTGACAGATAATGACGAATATTACTGTTCATGGAACTCCTATCAGTACTTATGTTCGTACTGTGCGGTTGTTGCTTGAGGAAGCAGGTGCAGACTATAACCTCAAAGAGGTTGGTA includes the following:
- the lpxA gene encoding acyl-ACP--UDP-N-acetylglucosamine O-acyltransferase, translated to MNIHPTAVVADGVKLGKDVTIGAFSYIDNDVEIGDGCVINSHVTILPYTSLGKGCRVHAGAVLGDLPQDLAYKDEQSFVKIGENCVIREGVTIHRGTKLGTVTSVGNNCLLMAFSHVAHNVQVGNRVIIANGALLAGYVQVGDQAFISGNCLVHQFTRVGRLAMLSGGCAVHKDVLPFCTTRSVSLNKIMGLNVVGMQRAGLSSEERLTLKRAFKVLYQSKLTLPKAVARLEEEFDSPLVTEVCEFIKSSQRGICTYISKRQNES
- a CDS encoding ester cyclase — encoded protein: MIDAMKSPKKVLHDWITAYNTRDPYALIELYHDDAVNHQVAFGSPLQGREALLESFIAFFKAFPDNYTHPENLFEEGEWAMIEWSGGGTFLGELGGYAPTGKSFTLQGCGFFHIVDGKIRFQRGYIDKHSWFTQIGLPIS